A genome region from Dendrosporobacter quercicolus includes the following:
- the purF gene encoding amidophosphoribosyltransferase: protein MIDAVLDKLKEECGVFGIYSPQEDVSLFTYWGLYALQHRGQESAGIAVTDGSWMDVHRGMGLVNEVFRHQLPRMDRQRIAIGHVRYSTTGSSLLANTQPLMVTYAGGHISLAHNGNLTNASELRTELEQAGSVFQTSIDSEVFVNLIARSRNHSIEEKIMDSLNKIQGAYCLVLMTEEKLVGVRDPHGFRPLCLGKVGAGWVIASESCALDTVGAEFVRDIEPGEMVVIDDSGLKSYRFAPANKRALCIFEYIYFARPDSVIDGQSVHAARFEMGRMLARESGFTADIVISVPDSGTTAALGFSHESRIPFMEGLMKNRYIGRTFIQPEQKKRDLSVRLKLNAVKSVVKGRSVIMVDDSIVRGTTSGKIVRMLKEAGATAVHMCVSSPPIGFPCYYGIDTSVRKELIAASKQVEEIREYIGADSLHFLSLQGLWDSVGGVHSEDMCHACFSCKYPASIPCEASCASNKYVFEERRNQA from the coding sequence ATGATCGATGCCGTCCTGGATAAATTAAAGGAAGAATGCGGCGTTTTCGGCATCTATTCTCCGCAGGAGGATGTATCGCTGTTTACCTACTGGGGCCTGTACGCCCTGCAGCACCGGGGCCAGGAGAGTGCGGGCATTGCCGTGACCGACGGCTCCTGGATGGATGTGCACCGGGGGATGGGACTGGTCAATGAGGTGTTCCGGCATCAGCTGCCGCGGATGGACCGGCAGCGTATTGCCATCGGCCATGTCCGGTATTCAACCACCGGTTCCAGCCTGCTGGCCAATACTCAGCCGTTGATGGTTACTTATGCCGGCGGGCATATCAGTCTGGCGCACAATGGCAATCTGACCAATGCCAGTGAATTGCGCACTGAACTGGAACAGGCGGGCAGCGTTTTTCAGACTTCGATTGACAGTGAGGTTTTTGTCAATCTGATTGCCCGCTCCCGCAATCATTCCATTGAAGAAAAAATTATGGATAGTTTAAATAAGATCCAGGGCGCTTATTGTCTGGTTCTTATGACCGAGGAGAAGCTGGTGGGCGTGCGTGATCCGCATGGCTTCCGGCCGCTGTGCCTGGGCAAAGTCGGCGCAGGCTGGGTGATTGCCTCCGAGTCCTGTGCGCTGGATACCGTTGGCGCTGAATTTGTCCGTGACATCGAACCTGGTGAGATGGTGGTCATTGACGACAGCGGTCTCAAATCTTACCGCTTTGCTCCTGCCAACAAGCGGGCGCTGTGTATTTTCGAATATATCTATTTTGCCCGGCCGGACAGCGTCATTGACGGACAAAGCGTTCATGCCGCCCGGTTTGAAATGGGCCGGATGCTGGCGCGGGAAAGCGGTTTTACGGCCGATATCGTGATATCGGTGCCGGACTCGGGTACAACGGCTGCTTTGGGATTTAGCCATGAGTCGCGGATACCGTTTATGGAAGGTTTAATGAAAAACCGTTATATTGGCCGGACGTTTATTCAGCCTGAACAGAAAAAACGGGATTTAAGCGTCAGGCTGAAGCTCAACGCCGTCAAATCGGTAGTGAAGGGCAGATCGGTGATCATGGTCGATGATTCTATCGTCCGCGGCACGACCAGCGGTAAAATCGTCCGTATGCTGAAGGAAGCGGGAGCAACCGCCGTTCATATGTGTGTCAGCTCACCGCCGATCGGTTTTCCCTGCTATTATGGAATTGATACTTCAGTTCGCAAAGAACTGATTGCCGCCTCCAAGCAGGTTGAAGAAATCAGGGAATATATTGGCGCGGACTCGCTCCACTTTTTGTCTTTGCAGGGACTGTGGGATTCGGTGGGCGGCGTTCATTCTGAAGATATGTGTCATGCCTGTTTTAGCTGTAAATACCCTGCCTCCATACCGTGTGAGGCATCCTGTGCCAGCAATAAATATGTCTTTGAAGAGCGCAGGAATCAGGCGTAA
- a CDS encoding FAD-dependent oxidoreductase → MANVVVVGGGWAGCAAAVAASKAGIGKVVLLERTDMLLGTGLVGGIMRNNGRFTAAEEAIAMGGGDLFLAADQCTRHRNVEFPGHQHASLYDVAAIEPAVRTVLEACKIEYHTLARVRDITMTGTRLNSVITDSDDEIYGEVFVEATGSAGPQGNCSRHGNGCAMCIIRCPAFGPRQSIAGRAGVTERHGKKPDGSTGAMSGSCKILKESLDPAIVHQLNSTGVAIVPVPEELRKADSLSIKACQQYALKEFAENMILLDTGHAKLMSPYYPLDKLRSIPGFQNARFEDPYAGGAGNSMRYFDMAPHDNSLKVHGLDNLWCCGEKAGLLVGHTEAIVTGLLAGHNAARQAAGRNPLVLPESLAIGDAIAHVNRQMQTEAGLRLKYTFSGAQYFDRMQALGLYTTDIAGIRARVRQAGMSSLFAENVFQQAAQLCR, encoded by the coding sequence ATGGCGAACGTAGTTGTAGTGGGCGGCGGCTGGGCCGGATGCGCGGCCGCTGTCGCCGCCAGCAAGGCCGGCATCGGAAAGGTTGTTTTGCTGGAACGTACCGATATGCTGCTGGGCACTGGCCTGGTAGGCGGGATTATGCGCAATAACGGCCGTTTTACGGCCGCCGAGGAAGCTATCGCGATGGGCGGGGGCGACCTGTTTCTGGCCGCCGATCAATGCACGCGCCATCGCAATGTCGAATTCCCCGGACATCAGCATGCCAGCTTATATGATGTTGCGGCAATTGAACCGGCGGTACGAACTGTTCTGGAAGCCTGCAAAATAGAGTATCATACGCTGGCCAGGGTGCGGGATATCACCATGACCGGGACGAGGCTGAATTCTGTGATTACCGACAGCGATGACGAGATTTATGGTGAGGTGTTTGTTGAAGCTACCGGTAGTGCCGGACCGCAGGGAAACTGCAGCCGGCATGGCAACGGCTGTGCCATGTGCATCATCCGCTGTCCGGCTTTTGGTCCCCGGCAAAGCATTGCCGGACGGGCCGGCGTCACCGAACGGCACGGGAAAAAGCCGGATGGTTCGACAGGCGCCATGAGCGGGTCCTGTAAAATTTTAAAAGAATCACTGGATCCGGCGATTGTGCATCAGCTGAATTCCACAGGCGTTGCGATTGTTCCGGTTCCGGAAGAGCTGCGCAAGGCGGATAGCTTATCAATCAAAGCCTGCCAGCAGTATGCCTTAAAGGAATTCGCCGAGAACATGATTCTTTTGGATACCGGTCATGCCAAACTGATGTCGCCTTACTATCCGCTGGACAAGCTGCGCAGCATACCGGGGTTTCAAAATGCCCGTTTTGAAGACCCTTATGCCGGCGGCGCGGGCAATTCGATGCGTTATTTTGATATGGCGCCGCATGACAATTCGCTTAAGGTGCATGGTCTGGACAATCTGTGGTGCTGCGGCGAGAAAGCCGGTTTGCTGGTCGGACATACCGAAGCGATTGTGACCGGGCTGTTAGCCGGACATAATGCCGCCCGTCAGGCGGCCGGGCGGAATCCGCTGGTTTTGCCGGAAAGTCTGGCCATTGGTGATGCCATTGCCCATGTAAACCGTCAAATGCAGACGGAGGCCGGCCTGCGTTTAAAATATACATTTTCCGGGGCTCAGTATTTTGACAGAATGCAGGCGCTGGGGTTGTATACCACCGATATTGCCGGCATCCGGGCGCGGGTGCGTCAGGCTGGAATGAGCAGCCTGTTTGCGGAAAACGTTTTTCAGCAGGCCGCTCAATTGTGTCGGTGA
- the purD gene encoding phosphoribosylamine--glycine ligase, with protein sequence MRILVIGGGGREHTLVWKIAMSPKVGKIYCIPGNPGIGQIAECVDISIADNAALVDFARTNHVDLTVVGPELPLTNGLVDAFAAAGLKAFGPTRAAAELEGSKAFAKELMQKYAIPTAGFAVFTDAASAKAFIRKTGAPVVVKADGLAAGKGVVVAMTIDEAFAAVDMMMRDQAFGLAGSRVVIEEYLTGEEASLLAFTDGYTVVPMISAQDHKRAYDGDQGPNTGGMGTYAPAPVVTPAVLEQVRQQVLQPAVDAMRQEGRLYRGCLYAGLMISEKGPKVIEFNARFGDPETQVVLPLLASDLVTVMEACIDGTLADLEVVWEDQAAVCVVMAAGGYPGSYATGDVISGIERAEQAGAMVFQAGTAAKEETIVTNGGRVLGVTAKAPTIKAAVEKAYAALQEINFIDMHYRRDIAHRAMEKRS encoded by the coding sequence GTGCGAATTTTAGTAATTGGCGGCGGCGGACGCGAGCATACGCTGGTATGGAAAATTGCCATGAGTCCGAAGGTCGGGAAAATTTACTGTATTCCGGGAAATCCGGGAATTGGCCAAATTGCCGAATGTGTTGATATCAGTATTGCCGATAATGCGGCGCTGGTTGATTTTGCCCGGACAAATCATGTTGATTTAACTGTTGTCGGTCCGGAACTGCCGCTCACCAATGGCCTTGTTGATGCCTTTGCCGCTGCGGGACTGAAGGCTTTCGGTCCCACTCGGGCAGCGGCTGAACTGGAAGGTTCCAAAGCTTTTGCCAAAGAGTTAATGCAAAAATATGCCATTCCCACCGCTGGCTTCGCTGTTTTTACCGATGCCGCCAGTGCTAAAGCGTTCATCCGGAAAACCGGCGCGCCGGTAGTGGTAAAAGCCGATGGCTTAGCTGCCGGCAAGGGCGTTGTGGTCGCAATGACGATAGACGAAGCCTTTGCGGCGGTAGATATGATGATGCGCGATCAGGCGTTTGGTTTGGCCGGCAGCAGGGTAGTTATTGAAGAATATCTGACTGGCGAGGAAGCTTCGCTGTTGGCCTTTACGGATGGCTATACCGTTGTGCCGATGATTTCGGCCCAGGATCATAAACGGGCTTATGATGGCGACCAGGGACCCAATACCGGCGGCATGGGTACTTATGCCCCCGCGCCGGTGGTGACCCCGGCGGTGCTGGAGCAGGTCAGGCAGCAGGTGCTGCAGCCGGCGGTTGATGCCATGCGGCAGGAGGGGAGGCTTTATCGCGGTTGTCTTTATGCCGGTTTGATGATCAGTGAGAAAGGTCCCAAGGTGATTGAATTTAACGCCCGCTTCGGTGACCCGGAAACACAGGTAGTGCTGCCGCTGCTGGCCAGTGATTTGGTTACTGTGATGGAAGCCTGTATTGATGGAACGCTGGCTGATCTGGAAGTGGTCTGGGAAGACCAGGCTGCCGTTTGCGTGGTAATGGCAGCCGGCGGATACCCGGGCAGCTATGCCACCGGCGACGTCATCAGCGGCATCGAACGGGCTGAACAGGCCGGAGCTATGGTATTCCAGGCCGGGACGGCCGCTAAAGAGGAAACGATTGTCACCAATGGCGGCCGGGTTTTGGGCGTTACCGCAAAAGCGCCCACCATTAAAGCCGCTGTGGAAAAAGCCTATGCCGCCCTGCAGGAAATCAACTTTATTGATATGCATTACCGCAGGGATATTGCTCACCGGGCAATGGAAAAGCGCAGTTAA
- the purC gene encoding phosphoribosylaminoimidazolesuccinocarboxamide synthase: MEKQPLYEGKAKQIYATDKAEEVLVYYRDDATAFNGEKKGTILNKGILNNRISSFFFRLLTEQGIPNHFISMPSDREMLVKSLKILQVEVVVRNIAAGSLAKRIGWEEGRKLPAPVVELYYKNDELGDPLINHFHIQALRLATAEQVAAMEQSALKINDILTGYLKEKDIELIDFKLEFGLYQGQVILGDEISPDTCRFWDSKTGEKLDKDRFRRDLGKVEDAYKEVLHRLTGEVL; the protein is encoded by the coding sequence GTGGAGAAACAGCCTTTATATGAAGGAAAAGCCAAACAGATTTATGCGACAGACAAGGCCGAAGAAGTATTGGTCTATTACCGGGATGATGCTACCGCTTTCAATGGGGAAAAGAAAGGCACAATTTTAAATAAAGGGATTCTTAACAATCGTATTTCATCATTCTTTTTTAGACTGCTGACCGAGCAAGGCATTCCCAACCATTTTATCAGCATGCCCAGCGACCGGGAGATGCTGGTGAAAAGCTTGAAAATTCTCCAGGTAGAAGTTGTTGTGCGCAATATTGCCGCCGGCAGCCTGGCCAAACGCATTGGCTGGGAGGAAGGGCGCAAGCTGCCTGCACCTGTCGTCGAGCTTTATTATAAGAACGATGAATTAGGCGATCCGCTAATTAATCATTTCCATATTCAGGCATTGAGACTGGCCACAGCCGAACAGGTAGCCGCAATGGAGCAGTCGGCGCTTAAGATTAATGACATCCTGACCGGGTATCTCAAGGAGAAGGATATTGAGCTGATTGACTTTAAACTGGAATTTGGCCTTTACCAGGGCCAGGTTATTCTGGGTGATGAAATTTCCCCTGATACCTGTCGTTTCTGGGACAGCAAAACAGGGGAAAAACTGGATAAAGACCGATTCCGCCGTGATCTGGGCAAGGTTGAGGATGCCTATAAAGAAGTATTGCACCGTTTAACAGGAGAGGTGTTATGA
- the purM gene encoding phosphoribosylformylglycinamidine cyclo-ligase, which translates to MSNIKDKALTYREAGVDIDAGNRAVDLMKKHVRATYRPEVLGDIGGFGGLFALNAGQYSQPVLVSGTDGVGTKLRLAFMLDRHDTIGQDAVAMCVNDILVQGAEPLFFLDYLAVGKLEPEKVAAVVSGVAQACTASGCALLGGETAEMAGFYPDGEYDIAGFAVGIVDKPKMITGEKIKPGDVLIGLPSSGLHSNGFSLVRKICFERKQFPVDQYIPELSKTLGEELLTPTRLYPKMCLPLIRSCTIHGMVHITGGGFYDNIPRVLPQDCSVEIDTADWPKPPVFALLQEWGGVDWPEMYRTFNMGIGMILVVPANAVDDVRRKLADQSEESYVIGKVIAGGREVHLRGGVFGV; encoded by the coding sequence ATGAGTAATATAAAAGATAAGGCCCTGACTTATCGTGAGGCCGGGGTGGACATTGACGCCGGCAACCGGGCGGTTGATTTAATGAAAAAACATGTCCGGGCTACTTACCGGCCGGAGGTATTGGGCGATATCGGCGGCTTTGGCGGCTTATTCGCCCTGAATGCCGGCCAGTATAGCCAGCCGGTGCTGGTTTCCGGCACCGACGGGGTTGGCACCAAGCTGCGGCTGGCGTTTATGCTCGACCGGCATGATACCATTGGCCAGGATGCCGTCGCCATGTGTGTGAATGATATTCTGGTTCAGGGAGCCGAACCGCTGTTCTTTTTGGACTATCTGGCGGTTGGCAAACTGGAGCCGGAAAAAGTGGCTGCTGTGGTCAGCGGCGTAGCTCAGGCCTGCACGGCCTCGGGTTGTGCCCTGCTGGGCGGAGAAACGGCTGAGATGGCCGGGTTTTATCCGGATGGAGAGTATGATATTGCCGGTTTTGCGGTTGGTATTGTCGACAAACCTAAAATGATTACCGGGGAAAAGATTAAACCGGGCGATGTACTCATCGGTTTGCCGTCAAGCGGCCTGCATTCCAACGGGTTTTCGCTGGTAAGGAAAATTTGTTTTGAACGCAAGCAGTTCCCTGTTGATCAATATATCCCGGAGCTAAGCAAAACGCTGGGTGAGGAACTCCTGACGCCCACCCGTCTTTACCCTAAAATGTGCCTGCCGCTGATTCGCTCCTGCACGATTCATGGCATGGTTCATATTACCGGCGGCGGTTTCTATGATAATATTCCCCGCGTTCTGCCGCAGGACTGTTCAGTGGAAATTGATACCGCCGACTGGCCCAAACCGCCGGTATTTGCCCTGCTGCAGGAGTGGGGCGGTGTAGACTGGCCGGAGATGTACCGGACGTTTAATATGGGCATTGGCATGATCCTGGTGGTGCCGGCAAATGCTGTTGATGATGTCCGGCGCAAGCTGGCCGATCAGTCCGAGGAAAGCTATGTGATCGGTAAAGTGATTGCCGGAGGCCGGGAGGTACACCTCAGGGGAGGCGTATTTGGTGTCTGA
- the purE gene encoding 5-(carboxyamino)imidazole ribonucleotide mutase, protein MKVAIIMGSDSDWPVLKPALQLLTEFGLETEVIVASAHRTPAKVHDFVATAPERGVKVFIAAAGAAAHLPGVVASMTTLPVIGVPIYGTALNGLDALLSIVQMPSGIPVGTMALNGAKNAAIFAAQILAVGNPSIQDKLLVHRQNMVDEVEAKAAKVLADQSF, encoded by the coding sequence ATGAAAGTTGCAATCATTATGGGCAGCGATTCCGACTGGCCGGTATTAAAGCCGGCGCTTCAGCTTTTAACCGAATTTGGCCTCGAAACCGAGGTGATTGTTGCATCAGCCCATCGAACTCCGGCCAAAGTTCATGACTTTGTTGCTACCGCGCCTGAGCGCGGCGTAAAGGTGTTTATCGCCGCCGCCGGCGCAGCCGCTCATTTACCGGGCGTGGTGGCCAGTATGACTACCCTGCCGGTGATTGGCGTGCCGATCTACGGCACTGCGCTCAACGGTTTGGACGCCTTGCTGAGCATTGTGCAAATGCCCTCGGGTATTCCCGTCGGCACAATGGCGCTCAATGGGGCCAAGAATGCGGCCATATTTGCCGCGCAGATTTTAGCGGTGGGCAATCCGTCCATTCAGGATAAACTGCTTGTTCATCGTCAGAATATGGTGGATGAGGTTGAGGCGAAAGCCGCCAAAGTACTAGCTGATCAATCATTTTAA
- the purN gene encoding phosphoribosylglycinamide formyltransferase, producing MSEKVVLGILASGRGSNLHSIAKAVQSGQLAAKIGVVISDKPAANALNLAADFQLPAVCVDRKQYRTQLEFEQALANELQLHQVKLVVLAGFMRILSPYFVHLFANRIMNIHPSLLPAFPGKNAQEQAIRYGAKLSGCTVHFVDEGMDSGPVILQQAVPVFAEDTPDKLAERILQQEHQAYPQAIKLYAEGKLQIDGRLVKITE from the coding sequence GTGTCTGAAAAAGTGGTATTGGGCATTTTGGCCTCCGGTCGCGGCAGTAATCTGCACTCTATTGCGAAAGCCGTTCAGTCCGGTCAACTGGCGGCAAAAATTGGTGTGGTCATCAGTGACAAACCGGCGGCCAATGCCTTGAACCTGGCGGCTGATTTCCAGCTGCCGGCTGTTTGCGTTGACCGGAAACAGTATCGGACGCAATTGGAGTTTGAGCAGGCCCTGGCGAATGAGCTGCAGCTGCATCAGGTTAAACTGGTTGTTCTGGCTGGTTTTATGAGAATTCTAAGCCCTTACTTTGTCCATTTGTTCGCCAATCGCATCATGAATATTCATCCGTCGCTGCTGCCGGCTTTTCCCGGCAAAAACGCACAGGAGCAGGCCATTCGTTATGGCGCTAAATTATCAGGCTGTACCGTTCATTTTGTCGATGAAGGCATGGACAGCGGTCCGGTTATTTTACAGCAGGCAGTGCCGGTTTTTGCTGAGGATACGCCGGACAAGCTGGCTGAACGGATTTTGCAGCAGGAGCATCAAGCCTATCCTCAGGCCATTAAACTGTATGCGGAAGGTAAATTGCAGATTGACGGCCGTTTGGTGAAAATCACTGAATAG
- a CDS encoding DUF456 domain-containing protein — MEITGLMLNVIVILLLLGGIGFTLIGLPGNVLIFLTALGYGYLEGFVHINYQTLLLLLAALILGELVESFAGAVGAKKEKASFRAIIAAFFGGIIGGIIGTGILPVVGSIGGAILGGFAGSYLAEYTKHQNLDKAGRVAQSVIKAQLIGLVIKFAIAITMIIYILVHLPWREFF; from the coding sequence ATGGAGATCACCGGCTTAATGCTGAATGTTATCGTCATCCTGCTTTTGCTCGGCGGTATTGGTTTTACGCTGATTGGCCTGCCTGGCAATGTTTTAATATTTTTAACGGCTTTAGGGTATGGCTATTTAGAGGGCTTTGTGCATATTAATTATCAGACCCTTTTACTGTTGCTGGCAGCGCTGATTTTGGGGGAACTGGTGGAATCTTTTGCCGGAGCCGTAGGCGCGAAAAAGGAAAAAGCGTCGTTTCGGGCCATCATTGCGGCTTTTTTCGGCGGGATAATCGGCGGCATTATCGGCACTGGCATCCTGCCGGTTGTCGGGTCCATTGGCGGCGCAATATTAGGGGGCTTTGCCGGCAGTTATCTGGCTGAATACACCAAGCATCAGAATTTGGATAAGGCCGGCCGTGTGGCGCAAAGTGTAATTAAGGCTCAGCTGATTGGCCTGGTCATCAAATTTGCTATCGCCATTACTATGATCATTTACATATTGGTCCATCTGCCCTGGCGGGAATTTTTTTAG
- the purH gene encoding bifunctional phosphoribosylaminoimidazolecarboxamide formyltransferase/IMP cyclohydrolase: protein MNVRRALISVSDKTGVVAFARQLHQLGIELISTGGTMKTLREAGIPVTYVSDVTGFPEIMDGRVKTLNPYIHGGILAIRDNEEHIAAMEKHHIQGIDMVVVNLYPFRQTVARPDVTLAEAVENIDIGGPAMIRAAAKNFNYVTVVVNPERYGDIIGQLTGDKRQISVELRMALAREAFSHTAEYDGYISSYLAGQLGEGQFPQTMQLVLEKVQDLRYGENPHQPAAFYREKHFAGAGIAKARQLHGKELSFNNIADVEAAYAIAAEFDQPAAAIIKHTNPCGAGVGETLAEAYGKAYQADPVSAFGGIVALNRTVDEETARQLSAIFIEAVIAPGFEQAALEILTQKKNIRLLTVELAAGGRPPGLDYKKVSGGFLVQALDVADAAPAELKIVSKRQPTGEEWRQLTFAWKIVKHVKSNAIVVAGGNQTYGVGAGQMNRVGAAAIALEQAAGKAQGAVLASDAFFPFRDTVDTAAKAGITAIIQPGGSVKDAESIAAANEHGIAMIFTGMRHFKH, encoded by the coding sequence ATGAACGTGAGACGCGCTCTGATCAGCGTATCTGATAAAACCGGGGTGGTCGCATTTGCCCGTCAGCTCCACCAACTGGGAATTGAACTTATTTCCACCGGGGGAACGATGAAAACACTGCGGGAAGCCGGCATACCGGTAACTTATGTCAGTGATGTTACCGGGTTCCCGGAAATTATGGATGGGCGGGTAAAAACGCTCAATCCCTATATTCATGGCGGAATTTTAGCCATCCGGGATAATGAAGAACATATCGCCGCGATGGAAAAACATCATATTCAGGGAATTGATATGGTTGTGGTCAATCTTTATCCTTTCCGTCAGACGGTTGCCAGACCTGATGTTACCTTGGCCGAGGCTGTTGAAAATATCGACATTGGCGGACCGGCCATGATCCGGGCAGCCGCCAAAAATTTCAACTATGTGACGGTAGTGGTAAATCCGGAACGTTATGGGGACATTATCGGGCAGTTAACCGGCGATAAACGGCAAATCAGCGTCGAGCTCCGCATGGCCCTGGCCCGGGAGGCCTTTAGCCATACAGCGGAATACGACGGCTATATCAGCAGCTATCTGGCCGGCCAGCTGGGTGAAGGTCAGTTTCCGCAGACAATGCAACTGGTGCTGGAAAAGGTGCAGGACCTGCGTTATGGTGAAAACCCCCATCAGCCGGCGGCCTTTTACCGGGAAAAGCATTTTGCCGGAGCCGGCATAGCCAAGGCCCGGCAATTGCATGGCAAGGAATTGTCTTTCAATAACATTGCCGATGTTGAGGCTGCTTATGCCATTGCGGCTGAATTTGATCAACCGGCGGCAGCTATTATTAAACATACCAACCCTTGTGGCGCAGGCGTTGGCGAGACATTAGCCGAAGCCTACGGCAAAGCTTATCAGGCTGACCCGGTTTCGGCCTTTGGCGGCATTGTCGCGCTTAACCGGACCGTAGACGAGGAGACCGCCCGTCAGCTTAGCGCCATTTTTATTGAGGCGGTGATTGCCCCCGGGTTTGAACAAGCCGCCCTGGAAATTTTAACACAAAAGAAAAATATCCGGCTGCTGACGGTTGAATTAGCGGCCGGCGGCCGGCCGCCGGGGCTGGATTATAAAAAAGTTTCCGGCGGTTTTTTGGTGCAGGCCCTGGATGTGGCTGATGCCGCTCCGGCTGAGCTAAAGATTGTTTCTAAGCGTCAGCCCACCGGGGAAGAGTGGCGGCAGTTAACGTTTGCCTGGAAAATTGTCAAGCATGTCAAATCCAACGCTATTGTGGTAGCCGGCGGCAATCAGACGTACGGCGTAGGCGCAGGTCAGATGAACCGGGTTGGCGCAGCGGCAATTGCCCTGGAACAGGCTGCCGGTAAAGCGCAGGGCGCAGTTCTGGCGTCAGATGCTTTTTTCCCGTTTCGCGACACTGTTGATACGGCGGCTAAGGCGGGAATTACCGCAATTATCCAGCCCGGCGGGTCGGTAAAGGACGCTGAATCCATTGCTGCCGCCAATGAACATGGCATTGCCATGATTTTTACCGGAATGCGGCATTTTAAACATTAA
- a CDS encoding NCS2 family permease, giving the protein MLDKFFALSARNTDVKTEVVAGITTFMTMAYILFVNPSILSSAGMDKNAVLLATAIGAGLVTIMMGVFVNYPIALAPGMGLNAFYAFTVVIGMGVPWQVALGAVFISGLIFILLTVTQVRQLLVEGMPFSLKHAITVGIGLFITIIGLKLSGIMSIRLSLIPPTLEKIVAAHGNGTPLSFETIIELGALANKEVLLAVFGLLFIAALMARNVRGSMLIGILTTTVLGIAMGVVQIPAGFSPVAIPDFSNNAFFELDIMGALNMGLMTIIFTFTFVELFDTMGTLVGTATKAGLVDKNGKFPRIGRAMLVDAFGVSFGSLLGTSTITAYVESAAGVGAGGRTGLTAVVCGLMFLLALFFTPLAALIPNAATAPALIIVGALMMEGVRNIDFSDFTESLPAFLTIVMMPFTYSIANGISAGLVMYPVLKLITGRGREVHWILYILAILVVARFIFLNE; this is encoded by the coding sequence ATGCTGGATAAATTTTTTGCGCTTAGTGCGCGCAATACCGATGTTAAAACTGAAGTTGTGGCCGGTATTACAACCTTCATGACCATGGCTTACATATTATTTGTTAATCCGAGTATTCTGAGCTCAGCAGGCATGGACAAGAATGCCGTATTGCTGGCGACAGCCATTGGGGCCGGCCTGGTTACCATCATGATGGGGGTATTTGTCAATTATCCGATTGCGCTGGCGCCGGGGATGGGCCTGAACGCCTTTTATGCTTTTACCGTGGTCATCGGGATGGGGGTACCCTGGCAGGTAGCGCTGGGCGCTGTTTTTATTTCCGGTCTTATTTTTATTTTGTTAACCGTTACGCAGGTTCGTCAGCTGTTGGTTGAAGGCATGCCGTTTTCGCTGAAGCACGCCATCACCGTTGGCATCGGACTGTTCATTACCATCATTGGCCTAAAGCTTTCCGGAATTATGTCCATCCGGTTGTCGCTGATCCCGCCAACATTGGAAAAAATTGTCGCTGCCCACGGGAATGGTACGCCGCTGTCTTTTGAAACCATTATTGAATTGGGCGCTTTAGCCAATAAAGAGGTTTTGCTGGCCGTTTTTGGACTGCTGTTCATTGCCGCGCTGATGGCCCGTAATGTTCGCGGTTCCATGTTGATTGGCATTCTTACCACTACCGTTCTGGGCATTGCCATGGGGGTTGTGCAGATACCGGCCGGGTTTAGTCCTGTGGCGATACCTGATTTCAGCAACAATGCATTTTTCGAGCTGGATATCATGGGTGCACTGAATATGGGACTGATGACCATTATTTTTACCTTTACCTTTGTTGAGTTGTTTGACACGATGGGGACGCTGGTCGGTACGGCAACCAAGGCCGGCCTGGTGGATAAGAACGGTAAATTTCCCCGTATTGGCCGGGCAATGCTGGTGGATGCGTTTGGGGTAAGCTTCGGCTCGCTGCTGGGCACCAGCACCATTACCGCCTATGTGGAAAGCGCGGCCGGGGTTGGTGCAGGCGGCCGGACGGGTCTTACTGCCGTTGTCTGTGGTTTGATGTTTTTACTGGCGTTATTTTTTACACCGCTGGCTGCTTTAATTCCCAATGCGGCTACGGCTCCGGCGCTGATCATTGTTGGGGCGTTAATGATGGAAGGCGTCCGCAATATTGATTTTAGTGATTTCACCGAAAGTCTGCCGGCGTTTTTAACCATTGTCATGATGCCCTTTACTTACAGCATTGCCAACGGTATTTCCGCCGGCCTGGTCATGTATCCTGTGCTTAAGCTCATTACCGGCCGGGGCCGGGAAGTCCACTGGATTCTCTACATTCTCGCCATTTTGGTTGTCGCCAGATTTATTTTCCTGAATGAATAG